In one Grus americana isolate bGruAme1 chromosome 1, bGruAme1.mat, whole genome shotgun sequence genomic region, the following are encoded:
- the PLCXD2 gene encoding PI-PLC X domain-containing protein 2 isoform X1 encodes MRPPAGREGGLRRRRRRWAAAGTMAESNADWMGSLPAALRSYPLSNLAIPGSHDSFSYWVDEKSPVGPDQATAIKRLARISLVKKIMKKWSVTQNLTFKEQLEGGIRYFDLRVSSKPGETGQEIYFIHGLFGIKVRDGLKEINTFLEQHPKEVIFLDFNHFYAMDDSHHYFLINRIRSAFGSKLCSVECVEYVTLQYMWEKKHQVLIFYHYPLYREYPFLWPGSKMPAPWANTTNVHKLLQFLETTLEERSRYGTFHVSQAILTPRVKTIARHLIRGLKNTLVHRNLPMILNWVKAQKPGVMGVNIITSDFVELVDFAATVIALNDLLLEEDESATKS; translated from the exons ATGAGGCCGCCGGCCGGGAGGGAGGGCGGCCTCCGCCGGCGGCGGAGGCGGTGGGCCGCCGCCGGGACCATGGCGGAGAGCAACGCGGACTGGATGGGCTCGCTGCCGGCGGCGCTGCGCTCCTACCCGCTCTCCAACCTGGCCATCCCGG GGTCACATGATTCTTTCAGCTACTGGGTTGATGAGAAATCTCCTGTGGGACCAGACCAAGCCACAGCCATCAAACGTTTGGCCAGAATTTCTTTGGTTAAAAAGATCATGAAGAAATGGTCAGTGACTCAAAATCTAACTTTCAAAGAGCAGTTGGAAGGTGGGATCCGCTACTTTGATCTTCGTGTATCTTCCAAACCTGGGGAAACAGGACAAGAGATTTACTTCATACATGGCTTGTTTGGCATCAAAGTACGGGATGGGCTGAAAGAGATCAACACTTTTCTTGAGCAGCACCCCAAGGAAGTAATCTTCTTGGATTTCAATCACTTCTACGCCATGGATGACAGCCATCACTACTTCTTGATCAACAGGATCCGCTCAGCATTTGGATCCAAACTTTGTTCCGTTGAATGTGTAGAATACGTGACGTTACAGTACATGTGGGAGAAGAAACACCAG GTTCTCATATTCTACCACTACCCTTTGTATCGGGAATACCCCTTCCTCTGGCCAGGGAGTAAAATGCCGGCACCATGGGCTAATACAACCAATGTGCACAAACTGTTACAGTTCCTAGAGACCACCCTTGAGGAACGCAGTCGTTATGGGACTTTTCATGTTTCTCAAGCAATTCTCACACCTCGAGTGAAAACTATTGCACGGCATCTAATTCGTGGTCTGAAGAACACACTTGTTCATAG GAACCTGCCCATGATTTTGAATTGGGTGAAAGCACAGAAGCCAGGTGTTATGGGTGTTAACATAATTACATCAGACTTTGTGGAGCTGGTTGACTTTGCTGCTACAGTTATTGCATTAAATGATCTCCTTTTAGAAGAGGATGAATCCGCAACTAAATCCTGA
- the PLCXD2 gene encoding PI-PLC X domain-containing protein 2 isoform X2, with amino-acid sequence MRPPAGREGGLRRRRRRWAAAGTMAESNADWMGSLPAALRSYPLSNLAIPGSHDSFSYWVDEKSPVGPDQATAIKRLARISLVKKIMKKWSVTQNLTFKEQLEGGIRYFDLRVSSKPGETGQEIYFIHGLFGIKVRDGLKEINTFLEQHPKEVIFLDFNHFYAMDDSHHYFLINRIRSAFGSKLCSVECVEYVTLQYMWEKKHQVLIFYHYPLYREYPFLWPGSKMPAPWANTTNVHKLLQFLETTLEERSRYGTFHVSQAILTPRVKTIARHLIRGLKNTLVHSKWYAFAVPEVVDGSKKIPGEV; translated from the exons ATGAGGCCGCCGGCCGGGAGGGAGGGCGGCCTCCGCCGGCGGCGGAGGCGGTGGGCCGCCGCCGGGACCATGGCGGAGAGCAACGCGGACTGGATGGGCTCGCTGCCGGCGGCGCTGCGCTCCTACCCGCTCTCCAACCTGGCCATCCCGG GGTCACATGATTCTTTCAGCTACTGGGTTGATGAGAAATCTCCTGTGGGACCAGACCAAGCCACAGCCATCAAACGTTTGGCCAGAATTTCTTTGGTTAAAAAGATCATGAAGAAATGGTCAGTGACTCAAAATCTAACTTTCAAAGAGCAGTTGGAAGGTGGGATCCGCTACTTTGATCTTCGTGTATCTTCCAAACCTGGGGAAACAGGACAAGAGATTTACTTCATACATGGCTTGTTTGGCATCAAAGTACGGGATGGGCTGAAAGAGATCAACACTTTTCTTGAGCAGCACCCCAAGGAAGTAATCTTCTTGGATTTCAATCACTTCTACGCCATGGATGACAGCCATCACTACTTCTTGATCAACAGGATCCGCTCAGCATTTGGATCCAAACTTTGTTCCGTTGAATGTGTAGAATACGTGACGTTACAGTACATGTGGGAGAAGAAACACCAG GTTCTCATATTCTACCACTACCCTTTGTATCGGGAATACCCCTTCCTCTGGCCAGGGAGTAAAATGCCGGCACCATGGGCTAATACAACCAATGTGCACAAACTGTTACAGTTCCTAGAGACCACCCTTGAGGAACGCAGTCGTTATGGGACTTTTCATGTTTCTCAAGCAATTCTCACACCTCGAGTGAAAACTATTGCACGGCATCTAATTCGTGGTCTGAAGAACACACTTGTTCATAG CAAGTGGTATGCTTTTGCAGTCCCAGAAGTTGTTGATGGAAGTAAGAAAATTCCAGGTGAAGTATAA